The following nucleotide sequence is from Apium graveolens cultivar Ventura chromosome 4, ASM990537v1, whole genome shotgun sequence.
TACATGTTTTGGCCGACACTAGTGGAATGCATACAAGATTACAAGTACAACATCAACCATGTTCTTACTGAGTGGAGTCTAAGAACTATTACTTATTAGTACCTAATTTGTATTATCTAAGAGTTATAATTTCAAACATTGTTATGTTCGTTTGCGATGATTATAATTGCTAGGCTGTCTAGAATCTTTTTTCCATATGTCTGATCCTTTGTAATAATCCCATGGTATATTTTCTTATCACTCTCTAATTTATACGGGGAGAGAAGTATCAGTTCCTCCATTTTTGTAATCAATGTTTAGGCAATAGGATACAGTAAAACAGTAAAGCAAATGGTTCAATATTACAGGCATCATTAATTTCAAGAAACAAGGATAGCTTTGGAGTTTGCTTTAATGTGTTGCTTGACATGTGACTGTATCTTATGTTCCATTTTTGATAACCTTATTGTTATACTTTTTTTTACCAGTAATAGTGGGTGAGTTAAATGACATGTTCTAATCTTTATCGCCTATCCGTCTCATAGGTTGCAAGATCAAGATCTTGCTCCTCATAACCTGGTGCACCTAAAGAAAGGGCTTACTCGATATTTTATCTCATCTTCCTTTGTAAGATCAAAAAACCGACATGCCGTGAAGCACCACAACAATAATTCTGGAAATCCTATTAGCCAGATACATGATTCAGATACAGAACTTAATTTATTTCTCCTCCCATATCAAAGGAAAGATGGTTCGACGAAGGCGCAATATAATAGTTATGCTACAATGCTGTGGAAAATACGAGAtcaggtctctctctctctctctctccccacatatatatatgtatatatatgtatgtataagCAAGTGTCGTATGCATATGTTTATAGTTAGAGCCTTAGTTAGAGGGGTGAAACAGAACTTCAATGGAATTCCTCGATAAGTTATTATGCTGCAGCATACATTATATATAACTGCTTTAGAGTATCCTTTCTTCtgtatcaaaaataaaaaaagatgGCTCATCACCAGTACAAATCACAAAGACAACGGGGGTCATCTAATTGGGTGGGagaaatatttatttatatttctGGTTTCATATTCATCTTTGGGAATTTGTCATGTTTGTACTCTGTATGATTCTGTAACCATTGCTGGTATACATTTCACCTGAATAATGAAATTTCTTGACAATGGAGTTACTTTTGCGCTCCAGATTTTATCAATGGATACCCCATCTTTTTCAAGGACCCTTTCTGAACGGGACTGGCTTAAGAACTCTGCCAAGGTATGGGATTTAGTAAAGAATTCTCCAATTATTGCAGAGTACAGCAAAACACTTCAAAGTTCAGGAATGTTTAGGAGGTAGCTTGAGATTTTACCCTTATCTAAGCACATTGTTAGCTTCGCGATTTACCATTTATATCAAAAGAAGACGTTTGCTAGTTTAGttggattattattattattattttgtgcaTTTGGTGAATATAGAACTTTGAAGTGAGAGTATTCATTCACTTGTTTTCCCAAAGCTTAATGTCAAATCAGTGTCAATTCAGATGTTTTACAGGATGATACGATTTTTGCTTTTACTGATAAACCGGCACGCAACGAGCCGAGTCAAGCGATTATCAGACGAGCCGGTTCACGAACGGTCCGACTCAAACCGGCCGTCTGGCCACCTCTAATCCTAAGCAATTGTGTTTCTTATGTGAATGCCATCCCCCAATTAGAATGGGCAGCTTCGTAACTGAATTATGTTTCGCTTAAACACGGGTTATCAAGGTTCCAGTTTTACAATTTAGGGCGCGTTTGACATTGTTGTTGGAGACGGCAGTTTTTTATtgaaaaacagttaaaaaacTGTTTAGTAAAATCTAAAAACTGTTTTTGTGAAAAGTGTTTTTGACGTAAAAGCTCTCGTTAGAGAAAGTAAGGCTCCTCATGTTTTTCGGAAGAACTGTTTTTCAGCTTTTGCGGGAAGTATATGTTAATTTCACTATCAAAAtcattattttttatatttttttacatcaatatatatatatatatatattaaaaattttatcaaatagtcatctgatttttttaaaattactttttTCATTAACACTTTTTGTAATAGtataacaatttttaaaaataatctcAAATAGAGTCTCAATCTTTTTTCTAACAATACAAAGTTTACAGAGTCTTAATCTTTTTGCTAAATATTGTTCGTTTATCAATTCGCTAGGAAAAATGAAAAAAGGTAAAGCTTTACTACAAAATCTTTGCTTCAGAAGTTCTACCAGTAATTTACATTACTCTTTAAAATAAGGAATGAACGGAAAGATCGTAAAAAAGTacaaattatattttaaaaatacgAGGGTCGACCCTCAAGCCTCCATATTAACATTTGGTATGAATGTACATATTCATTTTGTTTGGTTCTGCTTCTTCTATGGTTTTGGAAAATATCGTTTCCAAAAtttcttaattttaaaaaaaaacttaattactaaaataaatttatacagcccgaattatttattaaaaatatctTAATGAATATATCTATAATTACTTTAACTTAAACATCTATCTAGAATTTAGAGTAAAGTTTTATGTAGACCGAAATTTTCGATAAAATTTCGGAGATAACATATATTCGGCAATCAAAATATTATTTGATAAAATATATTTTAcgaatatcactaattcattaaaattgttgaaAATTCTTTATATTTAATAAGTAGAATGTGAATGTTCATGTTCTACAAACTAACATGTTTcgtaaaataaaatattttgtaatgttCTACATGCAACAAACATGTTTggtaaaataaaatattttataattttctcCAAGTTCTCCGACAAAAAGGTTATATCCATAAAATTTTACTcatgcaatttatttattttgcatTATCCATTAACCAGtttaattaatttcaaatttttaaaattaaaaataaagatgAATAATAATTGCAAATAATTTAAAtagaataaaaaaaattattaaaccGATAAAATTAGTAACAgtgattttaaaattaaaatcgTAGTTCTAATATATATTCCAGGTTATCTCGAATTTCACGTGTTTTAATGATTTTCGAGGAATATTCTTCACGAGTAActgaaaaataaaaagaataaaaatataaaacaagCTAAACCAAACGCAACCTTGTTCTTGTTTCTCTCTCTTCAACAAACATTCAACACTCTTGCAAACCTTGTTTCTCTCTCTACAATTCCACAGATCATCAATTCAATCATCCTCCTCAACTTTGATCCGAAAATTATCGCGAAATTACTCAAATTAACCTCTTAATTATACTAATTCGTGCGTTTACACAGCTTTAATCGATCAAATTAAACAATTAGGGTTTTAATCTAAGCTATCTGTGATGGGACAGGTCTTTCGCAAGCTTTTCGATACGTTCTTCGGCAACAGTGAGATGCGTGTATGTATATGTTCTCCGTATTTTTTGAGCTTATTTGTGTTTGTGTGTATCGTTTTTAATTGAGTGTTTGATTGTGATAAAAATGCTGATTATGCTTGCGGAATAGTTTGTTTATTTTTGTCGTAATGTTGTTTCCGAAAAGAAACTGCTTATACATTTAGCTAGGTTTCGGAAATTGTTTTTGGAAATATATTTCAGCTGGATACTAGAATTTATGTAGTACTCGATCTCGTGTTCGTGTTGGTAATAAAGAGATAGATTGAGAAAGTACATGATACTGCGGCATTGATTGGAAGTAATTGATGATCAATATTTACGAGCTTACCTTTAAAATCATATTAAGTGTTATTGATTTGATGTGAGCTGAGTATCTGTATAATGTAGGCATCAAATAATTATTATGTTACAACTATTGTAGTTATTACATTCAATGACTGTGTAGTAATGATGTTGTGAAACTTTTGTAGCAAACATTTCCTATTATGTTGTTTGCTATTATGTTTaacatattaaaattttatattgtgTGTTTTTATTGAAACGATTGTGGATGTGGAAAGTGTTTACGTTGATTTTGAAAATGTCAACAACGATGATCTCTTTAAGGTGTAATAGGATTTCATTAATTGCATCAGTCATATGTTCATGTGAACTGTGCTTACcttgtttttttataaattattcgGATCGCTAGGTTGTAATGCTTGGGCTTGATGCAGCTGGAAAAACAACTATACTATACAAACTGCACATCGGAGAAGTTCTTTCAACTGTTCCCACAATAGGTAAACTATTAATTGGGAAATTTGTATAGACTCGCGCCTGCTCACGCACTCTCGCACGCATATGCAGACGCTTGCACGTGCATTAGATTATTGTAAGTTTAGTGGTAAAAGCTGTATATGAGGTTTCGCATTGCATACCCTGTGAGGCATAAGTAATAATATTTCCCGAAATACTATTCTTAATTATATATCTATAAAGGACGTATGCTACGGTCTAGGTTCCTTTTTTGTTCTATAGAATTTACTGTACATTGTTTGTTAAATGCATAATGATAAATCCTTACTAGTTTTTGACCAGTAGCAGTTCATTGGTTTTACCATGATCAATCTTTAAATTACCCTTCCAATTTAAAAATAACTGGAGCTAGATCACTTTTTTATCTGTTGAAAACCTAGGGATTATGAAATGTTTGTGGGGTGTCATTCCAGTAAAGCATGAGAGGTATGATTActagaaatatgataaaatgttTGGCTTACAGTTACCGTAGTCTCCAATTGGAGCCAAAATTATATTGGTATATGTTTCACAAGtcattattaaaattatttaccCAGCTTATTGGTTATTAAGTGAACTTTTTTTGGTCAGATTTTGTGATTTGCCCTTTTTCTTAGTTTGGCTACAACATATTTAAATGTTCTCAAATAATGTTTTTGAATTATATTACATGCTCACGTGCTGGACCCTCTTTGGGTAGCCTATTTTCTTGCAATATTTTTCTGAGCCAACTAACTTTCAGCCTAaacttttcttcttcttttgtCTGAAATGATCACTTTTTTGGTTGAAGCCATACAGTCGTCATGTATGCCAAACTTTGATGTGGTTTTTTGTGCAATTGTAATTTTTGTTGTTCATGTGCACGATATGTATGCTTTGTGCATTGCAGAATCCATCATTGTTTTATGCCACTGGACTATGTTGCCTTGGGCTTCGCAATGTTGAGGCTGAGTGGAAACTTATGTCATTAATTATTCGTTTCTTGCCCTCGTCTAGGTTTTAATGTGGAGAAAGTTCAGTATAAGAATGTGATGTTCACTGTGTGGGATGTTGGTGGGCAAGAGAAATTAAGGCCATTGTGGAGGCATTACTTCAATAATACAGATGGACTGGTAACGATGCCTTAAAATTTGTATCTGGATATTTCTGTGTTTGAACTAAACCAAGTCATATATGTCTCTATTCATTGTTTTTTTGTGCTCTCATCCTCAATAAACGTTTATTTTGACATTTGGAGGTCAATGTGCCTCGtttttataataaataatttgGAGGTCAACGTGCCTCATTTTTATAATAAATTGACACACAACAAATTTCAAGCACTGTTTATAAGCTACCTTCATGTGCAAGCACTTCTGTTGAAATATCTGTTTTAGAGAGATATAAAACAGTACATAGAGAATAAAAGATCATTTGGTCTAGTGCATATAGTTCAGGGTGGCTTGAGTGGGAGGTCATTTATTTTTTCTGCATTGCCCTTTAAAATGAATGTTGATTCTCGCAATATTTACTATGTGAAACTAATATATTGGTCACGAAAGTCTTTCTAGTTTTTTTGTAAAGTTCATTTGGTCTAGTACATGTAGAGAAGGGTGCTCGagtgattatttatttatttcttgtGTGCTGCCATTTAAAATGCATGTAGATTCTCACAGTATTTACCATAGATGAATTTATAAAAATTCGTCAAACAAACGAGATCTTGGTTTTTGTGTTCAATGGCCCCTTTAATTATTACTAATATGAATTTTATTTAGTAAAATGGTTTATTGTCTCCTATATCTATTAATCAATGGTTTTCCctaatgacatattcacttcatAGGTGTCTATATTTTTGCAAAATGACTAAGTTGTCCATGTAAACATTATGTATGCGTACTCAAGCCTCCCACCTAAGAGAAAGGATACGGTTGTGTGGTACAAGTATATAGggctttaattatttaaaattctgATGATATGGTGATTCGGTGCAGAAGATATGACGTCATAtaaatagcaaaaatatttattTGCCAGATGTATTCAGTTTCATGAATCTGGCATGGTTCAGTACCGATCTATTGTAATGCCGAAACTTTTTTCATCAGCATTTCTTAATATCCACCTACGTTGTGTCCATTTTACGAAGGTTAATTGCCACTAATTTTATTAAGGATCAGACCTTTTTTATCTTCTTGCAGTCAGTTTAAGCATATGTAAGGGAAGTAAAATTATCTTCATTTTCAATTAAAAAATGGGTTGAAATGCAAGTTAAGTACTAAAATAAacttctaatttttttttaattgcAAATATAACACTTTGTTCTTAATTGATCTTTTCATTTCCATCATATCCCTTCAACTTCCTTATCAAAAAATTGAATTCGTAAGCAGGCTAGTCTCTTTCTTTACTGGGGCTGGACCATCTTTTAATTTAGGTTCAAAAAGTGATGATAAAATTGTTATGTTTTTGGTATAAATACCTTTCTGTTGTACGTTAGAAAATAGTTGAATAAGTTCACTCTACCTGGCCAATAGATTTTGTTCTGGGAAAGCTTGAATAAATTTTGGATTTTAACATCTTTATGTTTGCAGATCTATGTTGTTGATTCTTTGGATCGTGAAAGGATTGATAAAGCTAAGGCAGAGTTCCAGGTTATAGTTCAAGTCATTTGTAGATAAATACTCTAGTTAGGGGAAATCTATCTGTCTTGACCCATCTATTTTTCTTTCAGGCAATTATTAAAGATCCGTTTATGCTTAATAGCATTATCTTGGTATTTGCGAACAAACAGGACATGGTATGCTCTTACTATCAAGGCATCGTATTTATACTAGTGTTGTAAATACGTAAACTATAGAAGTTATATGTGCATTGGGTACTGGGTAGGCAGATCACTCTGAAATACATGAAATATAATCGTTAACTCCTATGCTCAAGTTTATGGATCTTGTAGTTTAAAGTTTGCTTATGAACAGATGTTAAGTCATGTACCCCCTGAATAATATGTTAGGTGATATTAATAATCACCATAAATGAGCCTCTGATGGTAATCAGCCGTTGAATTTTGAAGTTTTCACTTTTGCAAAATCATTATAGGTTATCTAATCTCTTTATTCCTTAATCTGTGTGGAATTGGGCATCTTAAACTTTAATGGCCTCCCTAGGTCTGATCAGGACAATAGAACACGACTGGTGCAGTGGACAGTGGTGCTAGAATCCTGTACATACCCATGTTTCCATGCTTCATGTTTAAAGTGTTATACTTGAATTTAGCGCAACAAAAAGAGGGCATGCAAGCTATTTTTATTGTTTCTTGAGCTTTTTTTGGTGATAATCTTGTTAAAATATTCATGTTAAAAGATCTCACATGCAAAGAAAACTGAAATTGTAAACTATGGTGAAGATTATCTCAATATCTTAAAATCTTTTACAATTGGCCATGTTATTGAATTATCCAGAATCACTTACCCAACGCCCACTGAGCAGATATGTAGAATTGGAATGGCTGCTGCATATGCAGTGTTGCCGCAAAAGTAGGCATTGCACTTATATCTTATATTTTTCCTCATGTAGAAAGGAGCAATGTCACCTATGGAGGTATGTGAAGGCCTGGGTCTTCGTGATCTTAAAAATAGGAAATGGCATATACAAGGGACTTGCGCTCTAAAGGGAGATGGTCTTTATGAAGGGTTGGACTGGTTGGCGAGCACTCTCAAGGAGTTGAAGGCTACTGGTTATTCCTCTATAGGCACCTCCTCCTGATTAAGAAGGTTGGTAAACATGCTTCCTTTGTCCTACTTTCTATTTACGTATGGCCATGGAATTTTTTTCCTTACAATTTCTTTTCATCTTTTTCCACAGGTTCACTCAAACATAAACTTTTTGACCATGCTTAAGGTGCATTATTCAGCACATTATGTGCCGAAACTATGATTACCCTTCAGATGAATTAGAGCAAATGAAATTATATCATAGTTGGTACTTGATATAGCACGAACTCCACTGTATATTGTTATAAGCCCTTGGGTTGGACAAGTGCCTTGCCTTCTCACGTTTTACAATTTGAATGTCAATAGAATTTGGGCAAGGTGATTTACCATTAGTTGGCACCACTCGCGCAAAATATTGGGTTGATGTGATTGGTCTACTATTCTTTCTTTTCACTTGTTTATTGGGTTAAATATCAGTATCATTTTGATCACTAAAGTCATATAAATATCAAATAAATATCTCCAAAA
It contains:
- the LOC141721475 gene encoding uncharacterized protein LOC141721475 gives rise to the protein MGQVFRKLFDTFFGNSEMRVVMLGLDAAGKTTILYKLHIGEVLSTVPTIGFNVEKVQYKNVMFTVWDVGGQEKLRPLWRHYFNNTDGLIYVVDSLDRERIDKAKAEFQAIIKDPFMLNSIILVFANKQDMKGAMSPMEVCEGLGLRDLKNRKWHIQGTCALKGDGLYEGLDWLASTLKELKATGYSSIGTSS